The genomic window gattaactaccacggcgtcagaaatttttttaaataaacattaattattggtgctacgcggaggacagcggtgttcgattcacatgaagttgatttccaccaaaatttcttccaatcttcatctaatatattattttattactctatattttgttgtattttaatattttaattccacaaaaatcaaactaattttattactgtttgtaaaatattgtttaaacaattgtatatgtttaaaaataataaacatttattctcaagttgaaatatatgaacaaagaaagtttttgctaaaaaagtgttatttcaaaggatagagtatgtgtttttattttgcaataaacaaatttatttatttatatcgaaatgtaataaaaattaaaatgtatcaataattatcaaaggtcattggaatgcccaatcagagcaaactatccggtgtcctgcgcgcaacaccaataattaatgtttatttaaaaaaattcctgacgccgtggtggttaatcgattttagttttgcaaattgaaaatgaaaggtacagtacacttctataagcaaaaaaaatttcaacttgctgtctgctttattttcagtcctgtaccagtttgaaaaaaatgatttttttttgcgaaagctggattgcaaaatttattttgcaaaatttattaaaccgatcttaatgaagtttacagtattgtttaactgtatcatatagattttttttgggtgaaattttaaggtcctaagtttagcataaatggttggaaaacgtaaaatgcgaattcttgtttttgtatagttttttcccaattattgctattttgcaacaagggtgactattttttaaattttcaaccaactctatattataggaaatttaattgcacaacttttatgtcaatataacttttctcgaaaatgaatactcttaaagttataatcaaaaaacgaagaaaaaaaatcgaatttttccttcattttttgacattttgattattgaaacaatgttccggacctttttgagagggaggataactcaaatattattaactgagttattttcaagcaatttctgcaaaaaaatttgagtcacctctcaacgtccaaatgtactaatatttttacagatgcgccctggtctatttccgaatagagactctaactcgttattgtatctgcacctccattcgtttgtcatgctgtctctgcaagggccatatataggggtcgacaagacaagaattcttgtcttgataacaacttcttgccttgtcttgagaaaaaatcaagaaatttaaaaaatcttgtcttgacgttttcttgacatcttatattttgtcttgactcaagaaatttcaagatcttgaaatttcttgatatTTGGTCGGGGGATTCcacggcgacctttttattgcgttgcgtgctaacaTGGCCTTCACTGCCGAGGGGAGTACCTGATCTGCATTTATTTCCTGACGAACCCAAAATTGATTTGTAGTTGCATGCTTACAATAAGTATTTTGTATGTTTCGCACATATTCTAAGCTtagctgtccaggatttcataaaaattgctgagccaaatcgaaacagtttagacatcgaaaagaattttgattatttggaggatGAGATCGAAGTAGAAAATGCTATAAATGCTACTATTTTAGATTTTAACTTTcctgtaaataaaattaaatacctaACTTTTGAGATGCTAACATGGGACttaagtgtaaaaaatgcttaaaactatattttgtgacaacaaccaaaatctaaataattgGAAAATGTTAGATAAAGAGtggttctgatcagtaaattttgtcagtagCTTTCTGAAAATGTTTAAAACACTTTTTTCAATTCTCgaaggggaaaaatattgcacacccccattggtggtaattggagtaaaatttacttttggacaaactggaaatatgggctcatgaacttaataaaaaaattgatagagacgctaccgatgagcaattaatttaatgtatttaagctgcgagagataaaatactgaaacactataacaaaactaattggatatactgtattgttgttaTTTTGAATCCTCGCCATGAAGTAAAGACATTTTCCTCTTTATCTTGGGAAAGCTTCTATaatcagaggcagtacaaaaatttgaacaaatatttaaagcTAACTACTTTAAGAAATCCCAAAATGATCTAtagaatccaataccagagccagTACTTAGTCTCAAAAAGAAGATAACAAAtacaatcttggaagtatgaaattgaaaaatacttaaCTGAGCCTAGGTTAGAAGATTCTGAAAATATGCATGcttgattggtggagaagacacAAAAATATCTACCCGccattatcgaaaatggccaaggattttctcggatcgccagcaacatctgttcctgcggaaaggctattttcaatagcaagtttaacaataacaaagccaagaaatcagCTAGACGTTGACTCCATAAGAAATATTATCTCCCTTAACTCGTGGCTTATCAATTCTGATTCAAAAATGGGCTAAACTTTTTATTTGCAATAAAATCTAGTTTTTACTATTAGGTACCTATTTCAAGATacatatttcaagatttcttgttttcttgacaagaaatcttggtattgacatacaATTTCTTGtattgtcttgaaatctaaaattacttcttgtcttgaaatcaagacaaaatcaaaacaagatcttgaaatttgcAAAAAGTTGGCGACCCCAAGCTATATAtaatcattcgaaggattttatgTTCTCACTACAGCAAAATacttaaagtaaataaaaatataacatgtTTATTTGACTTATATATTTGCTAATATAATATggatatttttttacaatttatggTAATACTGAATGTCGTTTTTGACACAGCATAAGGTAAGAAGAATAGCTGTCTTTTCTGGTGTGTCTGCTTTCTTAGCACACTGTTGGACGAATCCGTTAACCTTAGAATGATCTTTGATCACCAAACCAAATTTTTGGGTAATGCTAGGAATGTCGAGGTCTCCATTTTGCTTCATTAATCCTGACTTTACTGCCATGCATCGCATATGAATGCCCACTTGTTTGTCTTCAACGAAGTTTGGAAGCTTCCTAAGTTTGTCTTCGTCGACGTAAGTTTTTGGGTCGGCTTGGCAGTCTCTGTGAACTTGAGCTAGTTTAAGTCTTTCGTTTTCGGGTAAGTTGGGCAGGTGGCTAGCCTGAAAATAAAACATTTCCGGTAAAAGATCAGATATAATGTTGTTATGCTAGATCTACATTTAAAAGTAATTGAGTTTAAACACGAATGCAATTAGAACTGCTGTTTCATATATCCATTTACTTTGTGATTTTTTCTATGTAGATTAGGTACTAATAAACTAATTATTAAAGGGTACTattatacagagaggggcaaaattatggaataaattcattttctctaataTGGATGATTttaatcccgaaacaggtcaatttttatttttaaattacaattttttggtatatatttaATACTAGTgctgtcatccatctgggcgtgatgacgtaatcgaaatgaattaattgacgcaaaaagaagaatgcatgtaatttatttaaatcaaaatacatttcataaatacaatcaaaaataaacattgattttagttcaaattaaatgttcaaactgccaagaggcatgGGGGAGATTGTTTGAAATTTAATATAagcgaaaaaaaatgtttatttgtgaaataaacattttgttttattttctgacagaagtaaaacgtattttgagttaaataaattacctacTTACATggttctttttgcgtcaattaattaaatccaaaaattattttattggtcaccctgtataaataatgatattaatgtatatattactgaatagagaattgaacaaccttccaaatgagctaccacacgtcttctattcccatttaaaaacttatcgattacgtcattacgctcagatcgatgatgtcactagtatgaaatatacgccaaaaaattgtaattgaaaaattaaaatcgacctgtttcgggatttttctccataTTGGTCCATTTTAGAgcaaattaatttattccataatatTGTTCCTTTTTGTACCTGTCTTAGACATAGAAGATGTCTTGATGATTTATCAAAATTACAAATAATTATACGATGTTTAAATTAGGCTTTTCATTGGCACATAAAATAGTATGGTAAATCAATACATC from Diabrotica virgifera virgifera chromosome 5, PGI_DIABVI_V3a includes these protein-coding regions:
- the LOC114335042 gene encoding uncharacterized protein LOC114335042, producing the protein MKYLVVLACVVVAAVASHLPNLPENERLKLAQVHRDCQADPKTYVDEDKLRKLPNFVEDKQVGIHMRCMAVKSGLMKQNGDLDIPSITQKFGLVIKDHSKVNGFVQQCAKKADTPEKTAILLTLCCVKNDIQYYHKL